The genomic segment CACCTGCCGACGCTGGTTCTGGTCGGCGAACATGACGCGATTTCGCCCCCGGCGGAAATGATGGGGATCGCGAATGCCCTGCCGAATGCGCGATTTGTTCAGATCCCCGACGCCGGGCATATGGCACCCATGGAAGATCCCGTAGCCGTGAATCGAGCTATTCGCGATTTTCTGGTGATGACGCGTTGATAACATGCGTCCCTATAAGGGATTGTGTGTTTTCTGCGTGGTGCCGCGGTTTCGCTCAACGAGTATTCCGTCGCTCGCAATCTTCCCGCACTACCAACTCCGGTTTCGTGGAATTTCGACCGATTCGACGAGCGGATTGTTGGTTTCCTGTCCGTCAAATGATGTGGAATGTGGAAATCCCGCCGTCGAACGATGCTCGTACCCGTTTCACTCCAGACGTCCGCCTGAATATACTTTCCGTACCGTGGGTGGAACGGCATGGTACAGTTGTCTCAACTGTCGCTGGCGTAGCGGTTCTGAATTGAACTTCCCGTTCGCTCGCGTGTGTTCCTCGTATTACGCTGCTGGTCTGCTGGAGTCCTGCTTGTGCTCGTTCAGATGGAATTGGCTCGGATCATCATCAGTGAGATCAACGATCAGCAGGTCATCTTCTTGCGCGAAGTCGATGGCGAGCGTGAGTTTCCGATCTTGATCGGCCTGTTCGAGGCGACCAGCATCGATCGCTGTGTGCAGGGGGAAGAACCGCAGCGCCCGCTGACACACGATCTGCTAAAGGCGACCATTGAGGCGCTGGGTGGTGAATTGCAGGATGTCGTGATTCACAAGCTGGAAGAACATACCTATTACGCCGCGATTCGAATCCGTCGTGATGGAGAACTCATCGAGGTCGATAGCCGACCCAGTGACGCCGTGGCCTTGTCGGTGCACTACGACCCGCATCTGCCAATTTACGTTGCGGACGAAGTTCTCGACGAAGCCGCGACGTAGCGGCGGCCTGTTGAAATAACGAGGCTTGCCTTCGGTCCGATGCAACAGCGTCATGACTGCGTGAATACGATTGTACCTGTTTCGCGCGATTCTCGGACGATCGCTTTCCTACTGGTACTTAGTGGGTTTGTCCTTGCGCGGATCTCGCCCTCGTGCGTACAGGTGGCCCGAATTCGCGCTTTGCTGCGATTTTTCTGGCGGTCTCGCCAATCTAAGGTTTTTCCTGAGCTAGGTTAGCTCTTAGCGTCTCGAAGTGGCGTGGATTCTCGGTGGACGTCCGTGCTCGGACATCGTGCGCGGCACCTTCATCGAATCTCGCACATCGGATTTGGGGCCATGTTCGTTGTCTTGAATAGGTCTGTCGTCCTGAGGGCTTCTCCGTACTGTCGTTTTGTGTGGTGGCAAAGATGTTGAACAGATCCAGACGTCAATCCCCGCTTCAGAATCGTTGTGTGAATCGTTGTGTGAATCGCTGTCGAGCGGGAGTCGCAGCGGCCGAGTTGGCAATTTGCCTGCCAATGCTGATGGCACTGACTTTCGGTGCGATCGAGGCCACCAACGCGATTTTCGTCAAGAAGGCCCTGGTTGAAGCCGCGTACGAAGCTGGCAATGTCGCGTCGTCGATTGGGGGTACGTCGAGCGTTGCGATCTCTCGCGCTCAAGGGGTGAGCAAATTGTTGGGGGTGAATGCCGTCACCGTCAAAGTCTCGCCGACCGTCACCACGAACACCGCGACTGGCACACCAATTACCGTGACCTGTACGACGAGCCTGGCATCGAACAGTGTCACGGGATGGTGTATTGGAAACGTGACCTATACAGCGACCTACACTGTCATCCACTTGTAGTCTTGTTGGGCGATGAGAGCCGCTTTTTCGGAAGCGGAGACGTCGTCCTGGCGTAGGTAGGCGATGTGATTGCCACACCGTCTCTGCCGATCGATCGAGTCAGATTTTCGAGATTTCAATCGCTTCTTAACCAGGAACGCCGAGATCGTGAAGACGCCGCCAACGACTACTCACTCAATCGACGAAACCCGAAATGTACGTGGTGCCATCTTACCGATGGTCGCGGCATTCATTGTCATTCTGTTTGCGATGGCGGCATTTTCCGTCGACTTGGCCTACATCGAACTCGTCAAAACCGAACTTCGTGCTGCCACCGATTCATCCGCTCGCGCGGCGGCATCGGCGCTGATTCAAGGTGCATCGCCAACGTCCGTGGTCAATACTGCGATCAGCACCGCGTCGCTCAACAAAGTCGCGGGAAAATCACTGAAGCTCTCGTCCGCCGATGTGATCTTGGGGCAGTCGGTCATCCAGCCGAACGGCGTCTATCAGTTTCAGGCGGGCGTTCAGCCATACCAGGCGGTCCAAGTGACCTCAAGCTTGTCGAGTAAAAATGCGAATGGGAACGTCCCGCTGTTCTTTGGTCCGTTCATGGGGCTGAGTTCTTATGCTCCGACGAATACAGCTGTGGCCGCGGCTTCGTCCTGCGATGTGTGTCTGGTTCTTGATCGATCCCATTCCATGTGTTGGGATCAGACAGGCGTCTCTTGGAGCTATCCGGCGCCCGTTGGGTTGGATAAGTATGGCGTCTCGAACGTCGTGACGATGCAACCAAGTGGACTGCCGAGCGGAGTGTTTCAGCAATATCCACCGAAAAGCGGCAGCCGTTGGCTGGCGCTGCAATCGGCTGTGCAGTCGTTCTGTGATATTCTCAGTTCTGCGAATGGAGCTACACACGCGGCAGTTGTGACCTGGGCCTCGCCGACGACCGCGCAAACGATTTACTCGACCAAGCAAGCTCCATTTCAGTTACCGGCCTCGTCTGGTGTCACAACTGATGTCGATCTGACAGCCAGCATCGGCAGTATTTCTGCCGCCGTCGCCGCCCGCTCACAGAACATGCTGCTGGGGGGAACCGATATGTATACCGGAATCGAAAAAGGGATCTCGGTCCTCAGCGGCAGCAGTTCGCGCGCTTCGGCGACGAAGGTCATGATCCTGATGACGGACGGTGACTGGAGCAGTCCCGCGGGAAATACAAACCCCGTGACGGCGGCCTCGCATGCAAAGTCGAATCGAATCGTGATTCACTGCATCTGCTTCCTGTCGAGTGCGAATCAGACGACGTGTAAAAGTATCGCATCGACGACTGGCGGAAAATTTTACTACGCCACGGATTCGGCCAGCTTAACGGCCATCTTCCAACAAATCGCGGGGACATTGCCCGTGGCGTTGACGAATTAGGGTTGAGAAGCACGTTGATTCGTCAGGGTGCACCGTGGGGACTGCCTGTCCTGGATTGAAAACTTGGATGGCGAATAAAGCGACCCGCAGACCTCGCACTTGAGTTGTATGACGTTGCGAGCGATTTGAGGCTCGATTGTTGATCCCCGTTGCAGCAGAGAAAAATGAAAAATTCACGCAGACAATCTCAAGCTGTAGCCTGGAAAAAGGGGGCGGCGACTGTCGAGCTCGCGGTCGTGCTACCCATCCTGTTTCTGATCCTGTTCGGAGGCGTTGAATTCGCGCGGCTCGGACAAGTCTCCAACGCAGCGGCATTCGCAGCGTTTCAAGGTTGCCGGCAAGGTATTATCACCGGTGGCACGGCGGCTTCGGTGACGACGGCTGCACAAAACGTGATGAAAGCCATTTCGGTGAACAACGCCAAGGTCACTGTCACACCCTCGGTTATTACGTCGCAGACGACGGCTGTCACAGTGGTCGTTTCGATACCGATGGACGGCGCGACCTGGATCGTACCGACCTTTACGAAAGGTCAGACGATCAATCGAGGTTGCACGATGACCTGCCAAGGTGCAATCCCGTCGAATGTCTCGCTGCCGACATACACTGCAGTCGTTCAACCTGCCCCGCCGCCCATCGTCACACCTCCGACGACAACGACGGGGACTGGTACGACGGGGACTGGCACGACGGGGACTGGCACGACGGGGACTGGTACGACGGGGACTGGTACGACGGGGACTGGTACGACGGGGACTGGTACGACGGGGACTGGTACGACGGGGACTGGTACGACGGGGACTGGTACGACAGGGACTGGTACGACGGGGACTGGTACAGGAACCACAGGCTCGGGAAGCGGAACTGGAACGGGTTCGCCACCTCCCACTCTGCTGTATTAATCGAGCTTCAAAAGGAAGCTGACGCTTGTGTTGACTCATATAACGACTTCAGTAGTCGTAGATTTCGTCCGCCTGTTGCGGAATTTGATTCTCCATTTCCAGGTGAAAACCTCGCAACAATTGACTAACTGCGAAGCGTTCGCTAATTTATGACGACCTATTAAGTGGGTGGTATATTTCCGGTTGGATTTGATCCTTCCGCATCAGCGATGCTGACTGGCTACACCGGAAGCGCGCGTCGACTTTCAGGAGTCTTACGCATGTGGCTTTCTCCCGTGGCCTTTCATTTCAACTTGCACGCAATCGGCCGCATCGGTGCTCGCTCAAGATCGTGTTGTGGCCGTTTTCGCGTTCTTAATCTTCGCGCGCGACAAGTCTCGCGTCACGTCTGACCGCTGCGCGAACGCGGTCACTGTGCGTTCCGGGTTTGCGCTCGATTCAGGGATTCGTCGCAATTGTGCTGCATGCACGATTGTGCTGTTGTTACTTCAAATCCTTTCGTGGTGACTTCGGATCTGAGGTCTGTTCATCGAGTCTCGCCGTCGCGAGACCGCGTGTGCCTTCATTCTCACGCAATCGCTACGTAATTTTGGAGGTTTGATCGTGTCGTTTTCTGTCGGGTCGCAATCGTACGTGCCGCGTCGCCAACGCGGATTTACGCTCATCGAGTTGTTGGTCGTGATCGCAATTATTGGAGTTCTGGTTGCCTTGCTGTTGCCTGCCGTACAGCAAGCACGAGAAGCGGCACGTCGAACACAATGCCGAAATAATCTGAAGCAGTTTGGACTCGCACTTCACAACTACCACGATGCAAATCAGACCTTTCCACCGGGGGTTGTCCAGGTGCGAAACGCAGGTCAGAACGGCATCATTGGTGCTGGCGATCCCAACGATCAGATCCCTGCCTGGGGCTGGGGATCATTTCTCTTGCCGTACCTCGATCAGGCGCCGCTTTACAATCAGCTTGGCCCCGGTCAGGTCACTTACAATTCGCTTGCAGTCGCCAGTTCAAACCTGATCCAGATTCCTCTCGCGGTGTTTCACTGCCCGACCTCAACGGCTCCCCCGCTGAATGATCTTGCTGATGAATCGATCCAAACGGCGGGGCAGCAGTCTGCCGGAACGAGCAACTATGCTGCGAACTTTGGACACAGTCGTGGCGTCGGTCCATTCCGTGTCCTGCCGGCGGCCGACAACTACACCGCGTGTTATACGGGTGCTTTTGGATTCGATTCGAAAACGCAGATTCGTGATATCACCGATGGAACTAGTAACACCGTGGCCGTTGGTGAACGTGCCTACAAAATTTCAGGAGTGGAGTTCTACGCCGCCGTCTGGCCTGGATGTGCGGTCGGGAACCGCGATAACTGCGTCGATCAACTGATGGTCACACTTCGCGGAGGAATGAATTCCGGGGCCACGCAATCGGATCGGCAAGAAACGCTCAGCAGCGAACATGAGGGGGGGGCATTCGTGCTGTTGCTGGACGGTGCTGTCCGATTCATCTCCGAGAACATCGATTTTCGTACGGTGACCACCCCGGCGGAGCAGAACACGAATGGGCCGGTCGACAGCGTACTTGAACGCCTGTTCGCAATCCGCGACGGTCAGACCGTCGGCGAGTTCTAAATGTCGTTTCCCTTGTGTCCGTAACGCGTCATTGATGCATCGTCTTCTACCGCGCGGTGCGTTTCATCCACGTGGGCTCGTTGTCGTACGCGATTCGCGTCGTTTGTCGTGAAGGAGACGTGATGTTCAAGTCGGAAATTCGTGTGGCGAAGTGTCTTGGCGTCACCCTTCTTTTGTTCGCACTCGCGGGCTGTGGTCGGAGTGAAGTGGAACTGGGCAGCGTCAGCGGACGTGTCACGCTCGACGGGCAGCCGCTGCGTGGAGTGTTCATTGTGTTTCAGCCAGACAATCGGAAGCCCGCCCTGGCGCTCTTGGACTCAGACGGCAAATTCACCCTGCGGTACAACGTGAAGCACGTCGGAACCGTGGTGGGCAAACAAGGAATCTACTTGAAGAAGCCGCTCTCTGATCAACTCGACGAAGTCCGGCAAGCAGGGATTGACGAACCATCACCGTTCCCAAAGAAGTTCGAACAGATTTTTGAAACCGTCGACGTCAAATCGGGGCGCAATCATTTCAATCTCGAACTCAAAAGTTCATAAGGTCAATTCTGCCCGCACAGGCGGGTGGGAAGTCAAACACAAATCGTTGTGTCATCATCTAGCGGATCAGGGAACTCAAAGGAGAGACGGATGCATCGAATGTTGAGTATCGCGGCCGTTGTCTTCGCGGCCGTAGTCGCCACGACACCGGCCATGGGCCGCGGGCCGAATATCGTCTATATCATGGCAGATGACCTTGGGCCGCATGATCTGGGATGCTATGGCCAAAAGCTGATTCAAACACCCAATATCGACAAGTTGGCCATTGAGGGAACACGATACACGCAGGTTTATGCCGGTGCGTCCGTTTGTGCTCCTTCGCGAAGTGTATTGATGACCGGGCTGCACACCGGCCACACGCGCGTGCGCGGGAACCATTCGAAATTCGGGGGTGTGATTGGTGAGAGCGGCGAAAAAGGACGCGTTCCGCTCCGATCCGAAGATGTCACCGTGGCCGAAGTGCTCAAGCGAGCGGGTTACTCGACCGGGATCACCGGCAAATGGGGGCTCGGCGAACCGCACACAAACGGCGTCCCCAATCGAAAGGGATTTGATCAGTGGCTGGGATATCTGAACCAGAACGTGGCCCATTCGTACTTTCCTTCGGCCCTGTGGCTGAATGGCGAACGATTCGATCTGCCTGGCAATAGCGACGGACGCCGCCAGCAGTATTCACATGATTTGTTCACTGGATTTGCCCTCAATTTCATCCGTGCCAATCGCGAGGAACCATTCTTTCTGTATGTTCCTTTCACGATTCCGCATGCCGCCTGGGAAGTTCCCGACCTGGGACCCTATGCAGATCAAACTTGGCCGAAAGGGGCGCGCGAGTATGCATCGATGGTCACGCGAATGGATGCCGACGTCGGTCGGATTGTGGCGTTGCTTGATGAGCTGAAACTTCGTGACAACACCATCGTCTTCTTTTGCAGTGACAACGGGGGCCCGGCTCCCTTTGGGGAAACGTTTCAGACGAACGGCGCGCTGCGGGGCAAGAAAGGGCAGGTCTACGA from the Schlesneria paludicola DSM 18645 genome contains:
- a CDS encoding bifunctional nuclease family protein, whose product is MLVQMELARIIISEINDQQVIFLREVDGEREFPILIGLFEATSIDRCVQGEEPQRPLTHDLLKATIEALGGELQDVVIHKLEEHTYYAAIRIRRDGELIEVDSRPSDAVALSVHYDPHLPIYVADEVLDEAAT
- a CDS encoding TadE/TadG family type IV pilus assembly protein; the encoded protein is MNRCRAGVAAAELAICLPMLMALTFGAIEATNAIFVKKALVEAAYEAGNVASSIGGTSSVAISRAQGVSKLLGVNAVTVKVSPTVTTNTATGTPITVTCTTSLASNSVTGWCIGNVTYTATYTVIHL
- a CDS encoding vWA domain-containing protein, which translates into the protein MKTPPTTTHSIDETRNVRGAILPMVAAFIVILFAMAAFSVDLAYIELVKTELRAATDSSARAAASALIQGASPTSVVNTAISTASLNKVAGKSLKLSSADVILGQSVIQPNGVYQFQAGVQPYQAVQVTSSLSSKNANGNVPLFFGPFMGLSSYAPTNTAVAAASSCDVCLVLDRSHSMCWDQTGVSWSYPAPVGLDKYGVSNVVTMQPSGLPSGVFQQYPPKSGSRWLALQSAVQSFCDILSSANGATHAAVVTWASPTTAQTIYSTKQAPFQLPASSGVTTDVDLTASIGSISAAVAARSQNMLLGGTDMYTGIEKGISVLSGSSSRASATKVMILMTDGDWSSPAGNTNPVTAASHAKSNRIVIHCICFLSSANQTTCKSIASTTGGKFYYATDSASLTAIFQQIAGTLPVALTN
- a CDS encoding TadE/TadG family type IV pilus assembly protein, with the translated sequence MKNSRRQSQAVAWKKGAATVELAVVLPILFLILFGGVEFARLGQVSNAAAFAAFQGCRQGIITGGTAASVTTAAQNVMKAISVNNAKVTVTPSVITSQTTAVTVVVSIPMDGATWIVPTFTKGQTINRGCTMTCQGAIPSNVSLPTYTAVVQPAPPPIVTPPTTTTGTGTTGTGTTGTGTTGTGTTGTGTTGTGTTGTGTTGTGTTGTGTTGTGTTGTGTTGTGTGTTGSGSGTGTGSPPPTLLY
- a CDS encoding DUF1559 family PulG-like putative transporter, giving the protein MSFSVGSQSYVPRRQRGFTLIELLVVIAIIGVLVALLLPAVQQAREAARRTQCRNNLKQFGLALHNYHDANQTFPPGVVQVRNAGQNGIIGAGDPNDQIPAWGWGSFLLPYLDQAPLYNQLGPGQVTYNSLAVASSNLIQIPLAVFHCPTSTAPPLNDLADESIQTAGQQSAGTSNYAANFGHSRGVGPFRVLPAADNYTACYTGAFGFDSKTQIRDITDGTSNTVAVGERAYKISGVEFYAAVWPGCAVGNRDNCVDQLMVTLRGGMNSGATQSDRQETLSSEHEGGAFVLLLDGAVRFISENIDFRTVTTPAEQNTNGPVDSVLERLFAIRDGQTVGEF
- a CDS encoding arylsulfatase, with translation MHRMLSIAAVVFAAVVATTPAMGRGPNIVYIMADDLGPHDLGCYGQKLIQTPNIDKLAIEGTRYTQVYAGASVCAPSRSVLMTGLHTGHTRVRGNHSKFGGVIGESGEKGRVPLRSEDVTVAEVLKRAGYSTGITGKWGLGEPHTNGVPNRKGFDQWLGYLNQNVAHSYFPSALWLNGERFDLPGNSDGRRQQYSHDLFTGFALNFIRANREEPFFLYVPFTIPHAAWEVPDLGPYADQTWPKGAREYASMVTRMDADVGRIVALLDELKLRDNTIVFFCSDNGGPAPFGETFQTNGALRGKKGQVYEGGLRVPMIARWPGHVPAGKISDVPWYFADVLPTLAELGGGEAPSPIDGVSVVPVLLGTNQASVDRFFYWEQTSSGFDQAVRWGKWKAVRLGKDRPLELYDLSNDPSETQNVAVSNPGVVDKIDVYLKTARTESEDWPSEPKLATGQSN